The following are encoded in a window of Hymenobacter sp. GOD-10R genomic DNA:
- a CDS encoding AAA domain-containing protein encodes MESGTWLRYWRNSLADADRQRIDITKQPSLTAPSLDAEALRAFYTAHYAAAPGVAAVSETETLAVMLAPFSLRPVVGDSRRTAQPGQARAIHPFWIPARLTKTGQLQPPTSNEHLIPWLIRDVLEPTTRNAPVLASLTTVDSELALWTWKTDTWEQYYTNAQSFYAKATASAGWPANRAEIGDWVVDSNVTLTLMPPQGIAANIIGLYRYLEKQSRLPALLTTLLQGRAAALPLDPEALGLLCVKGHYGQMGNSFPLSTSQRSTLQALLTTASGDVFPVNGPPGTGKTTLLQSIVANLIVEKAVLGQEAPRILASSTNNQAITNILDSFGREARVSRWVPEAPSLGVFLTNSNVAENEQRGYQVQTTREGFCKAKEAADGRYLRAAETELLRQGAAFFGIEYPTPAALRIKLHHALLQQVPCIDAWLDLLPRLYDERGEPWNAEQLRQALQTGRATIAALEAYQLELLRLQASESSFESFLASFLPSVRKKKQARYQLLVRTQCPYSNEVTDFDPEQLKLEVAQRLEKAQQALLRPQAGLAALSTFDTLAAQLRRDYAAQKEAATYLQALSAADVRSIHNALDVTHRHSAFVLALHYWEARYVVALQEKLRPGQPPRRGYETKPEQFARWAMLTPCFISTFHTVGNFLAKKSKDGESSYALELFDLLLVDESGQVSPEVGAAAFALAKKAVVVGDTNQIEPVWNLLPALDAQNQRRVGIAPAECPLAYQVSAGSLMRLAQLATPFRLSNYPQERGLLLRQHRRSKPEIIRYCDEFVYGGQLERLANPSSLAALELPPLGYIHIAGECTTAGGSRQNQQEAEAIASWLYLQRDGILAAARNTANPTPRLQDLVGIVTPFSGQKLAIQRALRAQGLGNENLTVGTVHALQGAERTIVLFSPVYDASHRGGYFFDQGYNLLNVAVSRAKEAFLVIGNRCLFNPARNTPSGNLAKLLFEEPAEGQPRPELDNSFYYGDESRRHLPVPHEHLTAVATGKVDRLNELEQHRRALAWAINTAQEHLVIVSPFISANAIQADGLADLIVAAKTRQPALRITVYTDAHLDAPRGQLHPHAQAGRAALRRAGAEVKIAEQIHNKTICLDNHALLEGSFNWLGAARSGVYMRHEVSWFFRGTGWAGRIEQLVQEMEERVVNELAIATA; translated from the coding sequence ATGGAATCTGGGACGTGGCTACGCTATTGGCGCAACTCATTGGCTGATGCTGACCGGCAACGCATTGACATAACGAAGCAGCCTTCGCTGACGGCACCCTCGCTGGATGCAGAAGCGTTGCGGGCATTCTATACGGCGCACTACGCGGCTGCTCCGGGGGTGGCGGCTGTCTCCGAGACGGAGACGCTGGCCGTCATGTTGGCTCCCTTTAGCCTGCGGCCTGTGGTCGGCGATAGTCGTCGAACAGCGCAGCCGGGGCAGGCACGGGCGATTCATCCGTTTTGGATTCCGGCGCGGCTCACTAAAACGGGTCAGCTTCAACCACCTACTAGCAATGAGCACCTGATTCCCTGGCTTATCCGCGACGTGCTGGAGCCTACCACGCGCAATGCGCCCGTGCTGGCTAGCCTGACCACTGTTGATTCGGAACTAGCACTCTGGACGTGGAAAACGGATACCTGGGAACAGTACTACACCAACGCGCAGTCCTTTTATGCCAAGGCGACAGCATCGGCCGGTTGGCCAGCTAACCGGGCAGAAATTGGCGATTGGGTGGTGGACAGCAATGTTACCCTCACCTTGATGCCCCCGCAGGGCATAGCGGCAAATATCATAGGGCTGTATCGCTACCTAGAAAAGCAGTCGCGCCTGCCCGCGTTGCTGACGACCTTGCTCCAAGGCCGGGCTGCCGCACTGCCCCTCGACCCCGAAGCGCTTGGCCTGTTGTGTGTAAAGGGCCACTACGGACAGATGGGAAATAGCTTTCCGCTGTCAACGTCGCAACGAAGCACTCTTCAGGCGCTGCTTACAACCGCTTCTGGCGACGTATTTCCAGTGAACGGCCCGCCTGGCACCGGCAAAACCACGCTTCTTCAAAGCATTGTGGCGAACCTGATAGTGGAAAAAGCGGTGCTGGGCCAAGAAGCTCCTCGCATTCTGGCCAGCTCTACAAACAACCAAGCTATTACCAACATTCTCGATAGCTTCGGTCGCGAAGCCCGTGTCAGCCGCTGGGTACCGGAGGCGCCCTCTTTGGGTGTGTTTCTTACCAATAGTAACGTGGCTGAAAACGAGCAGCGGGGCTACCAGGTACAAACCACCCGAGAGGGCTTTTGCAAGGCAAAAGAGGCTGCGGATGGTCGCTATCTACGGGCCGCGGAAACCGAGCTACTACGCCAGGGAGCGGCCTTTTTTGGTATCGAGTACCCAACCCCGGCTGCTCTACGCATTAAGCTGCACCATGCCCTACTTCAACAGGTGCCGTGTATTGATGCGTGGCTGGACCTGCTGCCACGCCTGTACGACGAGCGAGGCGAGCCTTGGAATGCGGAGCAACTGCGACAAGCTTTGCAGACTGGTCGGGCCACCATTGCCGCCCTTGAAGCCTACCAACTTGAATTACTGCGGTTGCAGGCATCCGAATCAAGTTTCGAAAGTTTCCTGGCCTCTTTTCTGCCATCGGTTCGGAAAAAGAAGCAAGCCCGCTACCAACTCTTGGTACGGACGCAGTGCCCTTACTCCAACGAAGTAACAGATTTCGACCCTGAGCAACTGAAGCTGGAGGTAGCTCAGCGTTTGGAAAAAGCCCAGCAGGCCCTGTTGCGCCCTCAAGCTGGCTTGGCTGCCCTGAGCACGTTTGACACCTTGGCCGCGCAGCTACGCCGTGACTATGCGGCTCAGAAAGAGGCAGCCACTTATTTGCAAGCCCTCTCCGCTGCTGACGTCCGCAGTATTCACAATGCCCTGGATGTGACACACCGGCATAGTGCCTTCGTGCTGGCGTTGCACTACTGGGAGGCGCGTTACGTGGTTGCCTTGCAAGAAAAGCTGCGGCCGGGCCAGCCTCCGCGCCGAGGCTACGAAACCAAGCCCGAGCAATTTGCGCGATGGGCCATGCTCACGCCTTGCTTTATTTCCACCTTCCACACAGTGGGCAATTTCTTAGCTAAGAAATCCAAGGATGGTGAGTCGAGCTATGCCCTGGAGTTGTTCGATTTGCTCCTCGTCGATGAGTCCGGCCAGGTTTCGCCCGAGGTAGGAGCCGCAGCCTTCGCCCTGGCAAAAAAAGCCGTGGTGGTAGGCGACACCAATCAGATTGAGCCCGTCTGGAATCTGCTACCGGCATTGGACGCCCAAAACCAGCGCCGTGTCGGTATTGCGCCCGCCGAGTGCCCGTTGGCCTACCAGGTTTCAGCGGGCAGCCTAATGCGGCTGGCTCAATTGGCTACGCCTTTCCGCCTTTCCAACTATCCGCAGGAGCGCGGCCTATTGCTGCGGCAACACCGGCGCAGTAAGCCCGAAATTATTCGCTATTGCGACGAGTTTGTGTACGGTGGTCAACTGGAGCGCTTGGCTAACCCGTCGAGCCTAGCAGCTCTGGAGCTACCACCTCTCGGGTACATCCACATTGCCGGCGAATGCACCACGGCCGGCGGTAGCCGGCAGAACCAACAGGAAGCCGAAGCCATTGCCAGCTGGCTCTACTTGCAGCGGGATGGCATCCTGGCTGCTGCCAGGAACACGGCTAACCCCACGCCACGCCTGCAAGACCTAGTCGGCATTGTCACCCCTTTTAGCGGTCAGAAACTGGCCATTCAGCGCGCCTTGCGTGCGCAAGGCCTGGGCAACGAGAATCTTACTGTGGGCACGGTACACGCACTGCAGGGGGCCGAACGCACTATCGTTCTGTTTTCGCCCGTGTACGATGCCAGCCACCGGGGCGGATACTTCTTCGACCAGGGCTACAACCTGCTGAATGTAGCCGTATCGCGGGCAAAGGAGGCCTTTCTAGTGATTGGCAACCGCTGCCTGTTCAACCCAGCGCGTAACACGCCATCCGGCAACCTGGCGAAGCTTCTATTTGAGGAGCCAGCCGAAGGGCAACCGCGGCCTGAGTTGGATAATAGCTTCTACTACGGTGATGAGAGCCGGCGGCATCTGCCCGTGCCTCACGAACACCTTACAGCCGTGGCCACCGGCAAAGTAGACCGCCTCAACGAGCTGGAGCAGCACCGCCGGGCGTTAGCCTGGGCCATCAATACGGCGCAAGAGCATTTGGTCATCGTGTCGCCATTTATTTCAGCAAATGCCATTCAGGCTGATGGCTTGGCCGACCTTATCGTGGCCGCCAAGACCCGACAGCCTGCCCTGCGCATTACTGTGTATACCGACGCCCACCTGGATGCCCCACGGGGGCAACTGCACCCCCATGCTCAGGCAGGGCGGGCGGCACTACGCCGCGCCGGGGCCGAGGTAAAAATTGCCGAACAGATTCACAACAAGACTATTTGTCTTGATAACCACGCGTTGCTTGAAGGGTCGTTTAACTGGTTAGGTGCCGCTCGTAGTGGCGTGTATATGCGCCACGAGGTGTCGTGGTTTTTTCGAGGCACGGGGTGGGCTGGCCGCATTGAGCAGTTGGTGCAGGAAATGGAAGAGCGGGTAGTTAACGAGCTAGCCATTGCCACCGCCTAG